In Mustela nigripes isolate SB6536 chromosome 12, MUSNIG.SB6536, whole genome shotgun sequence, one DNA window encodes the following:
- the F2R gene encoding proteinase-activated receptor 1: protein MGPRRLLLVAAGLSLCGPLLSARTRGRKPESKATNATVDPRSFFLKKIETFEPFPLHDDEEKNRSRFPEDRLSPINISHPLQKLHPVFISEDASGYLTSTWMTLFIPSVYTGVFVISLPLNIMAIVVFILKMKVKKPAVVYMLHLATADVLFVSVLPFKISYYFSGSDWRFGSEMCRFVTAAFYCNMYASIMLMTVISIDRFLAVVYPIQSLSWRTLGRASFTCLAIWALAIAGVVPLLLKEQTAQVPGLNVTTCHDVLSVTLLKSYYAYYFLAFSAVFFFVPLIVSTVCYVSIIRCLSSSAVANRSKKSRALFLSLAVFCIFLLCFGPTNVLLILHYSFVSQESTTEAAYFAYLLCVCVSSISCCIDPLIYYYASSECQRYLCSILCCRESSDPSSYNSSGQLMASKMDTCSSHLNNSIYKKLLT from the coding sequence agtcaAAAGCAACCAATGCTACTGTGGATCCCCGGTCATTTTTTCTCAAGAAGATTGAAACATTTGAACCATTCCCACTGCATGATGATGAGGAGAAAAACAGGAGCAGGTTCCCTGAGGACAGACTAAGCCCCATCAATATAAGTCATCCTCTTCAAAAACTGCACCCTGTGTTTATCTCAGAAGATGCCTCAGGGTATCTTACCAGCACCTGGATGACACTTTTTATCCCCTCTGTCTACACTGGCGTGTTTGTCATAAGCCTTCCTCTGAATATCATGGCCATTGTTGTGTTTATCTTGAAGATGAAGGTCAAGAAGCCCGCTGTGGTGTACATGCTGCATCTGGCCACGGCGGACGTGCTCTTCGTGTCAGTGCTCCCGTTCAAGATCAGCTATTACTTTTCTGGCAGCGATTGGAGATTTGGTTCCGAAATGTGTCGCTTTGTCACCGCAGCCTTTTACTGTAACATGTACGCCTCCATCATGCTCATGACAGTCATAAGCATTGACCGGTTTTTGGCCGTGGTGTACCCCATCCAGTCCCTCTCCTGGCGTACCCTGGGGAGGGCTTCCTTCACTTGTCTGGCCATCTGGGCTCTGGCCATTGCGGGGGTGGTGCCTCTCCTTCTCAAGGAACAAACCGCCCAGGTGCCGGGGCTCAACGTCACCACCTGCCATGACGTGCTCAGTGTAACCCTCCTCAAAAGCTACTATGCCTATTACTTCTTAGCCTTCTCTGCTGTCTTCTTCTTTGTGCCCCTGATCGTTTCCACCGTCTGTTACGTGTCTATCATTCGATGCCTTAGCTCCTCCGCGGTCGCCAACCGGAGCAAGAAGTCCCGGGCTTTGTTCCTTTCGCTTGCTGTTTTCTGCATCTTCCTCCTCTGCTTTGGACCCACAAACGTCCTCCTGATTCTGCATTACTCCTTCGTTTCTCAGGAGTCCACCACAGAGGCTGCCTACTTTGCCTacctcctctgtgtctgtgtcagcAGCATCAGCTGTTGCATTGACCCCTTGATTTACTATTATGCCTCTTCCGAGTGCCAGAGGTACCTCTGCAGCATCTTATGCTGCAGAGAAAGTTCTGATCCCAGCAGCTACAACAGCAGCGGTCAGCTGATGGCCAGCAAAATGGATACCTGCTCGAGTCACCTGAATAACAGCATATACAAAAAGCTCTTAACTTAG